From the Lycium ferocissimum isolate CSIRO_LF1 unplaced genomic scaffold, AGI_CSIRO_Lferr_CH_V1 ctg15007, whole genome shotgun sequence genome, the window GAATCAAATTGCAGTATGCTTAGCTAAATCCCAATTGTATCTAGATGTTAATCGTAATGGACGCTACTAACCAATAATGGGACAGGATAGACAAGCCAGATAGATGAGTAATTAATGGCTAAGTAACTAAACTAATTTAAATAGACAACCATGTTATTTCTAATGGTATTTTTACAGTAAATGAATGGCATGCTTACGCAAACAAACGATTGGACTTAAACTAAGGTTGATCCGGACTAACATATGAATTAATAACATACTTAAAGACTAATCACGACAACATTAGCTAAAACTAACACCAAACTGAAAATTGGACTACACTAAATAATAATACAATAGCCACTAAACTGACATATAGGCAGATGGCACTATATTAATCTAAAACAGAACAAGCTTATAATGCTAAAACTGCTAATAGATCTTTGAACTAACCATTGATTTAACAATTAATCACAAATATTAACAAACACATAATAGACATGAAGTAAAAAATAAGCacataaacaaactaaaacaaACTCATCCAACCACCAAACAGAATAGACATACATATAGACCTGAATGTAAGCAAAATGGCTTAAAGGAGGAGAaattaccttcttcgggtgcagcgaagtgaggCTTCGAGTCTCCGATCTACCTCGAAGACTGCCAAATCCGAGCTTGCGATGCTCGGATTCGAAGCGATACCAAGGTGAACGAAAACAAAAGATGATTGTAGTATTTTCACTTgataataagaaatattttgACTACTGAAAACTAAACTTTTAAGGAATTTTTAGCGGCTAAACAAAGAGAGGGACCCGATATGCAGAACTATTGCAGCTACTGAAAAACTAATATCTTTTAGGGAATTCTGGATGGCTAAAAAAACTTGTATTTTTAGGGGATTTTTTGTCGAATGACCTAGGATTTTACGCGGCTAAAACAACTTGTTTTTGGGCAATTTTCTCAATCCAAAAATAAATCCCCCTGGCGATTCAACTCACAACTATTTATAGGGTTTTTTAGGTTTTGtgttgaataaaagaaagagggCAGGAGCgggagagagagaggagcgGGGGACAAAGAGCAGTGGGGAAGGTGGGGAGGCGTGAGGGACGGTGGTGGGAGAGGAGCGATGATGAAAGAGGGAGAGACGCGGGGGGTGGAGAGAGATGATGatgaaggagagagagagagaaggaggcGGGAGGCGGAGAAAAAGGAAACTCTTTAGGGAACCCTTATTTTGAACCGTTTTGGGGCGGGTCATTAAAGCGGGTTGGGTCTGGTGGGTTTTGGACTGGTCGATTCATGAATTAGGCCTTAGGTGAAAAGATTTTGgatttaattattaaaaatgtGGGTTGAGGAATAAAAATGTGATGGGCGATTTTATGAATTGGATCCGAAAAACAATTTAGGCTTCTAACATTTAAATAAAAgacctattttattaactataTACTTGTGTTAAAATATCATctaatataaaatatgtaattattaATGCTCGATAAAGTAAAATATTGGCGTTGTAATAGccgtgtaataatattttaaaaataaacaagtaaataaacattattatttaattatgcgaaataaatgcgatgcgtgcACATAATGTggtaaaaaaaatgacaaaatgcGACATAATGATAATCcggtagtaataataataacaaaataataataataataataataataataataataataataataataataataataataatggtaatAGTAACGGTTGTAAAAGATAATGACAGGATAATGAAATGCCGGCATTAATAAaagttaataattatagtaaaaaatgcaaataattatttttaaagttgcaaAAATATTGGAAGCGAAAAAAAATAGGTATTTCGGAGGAAAggtgggacaaaattgggtgtcaacagcttgtccctctttgcccggtaatgatgaaagaattttcgGGCAAAGACGTTGACTTAGTAGCCTATTTTGTCCCGACCACAAGAAAACGGGGAACTATAAGGATGAAGAAAGAATTGCGGCCGAACTCCGGTCTCcgagttgcctacatatctcgggttgcACAAGAATCAAGGCCGTGTGTAGTTCTAGGATGACTACGACACCTATGAAAGACGAATCCCGATTGGTGCGAATCTTCGCAAAATATTATCCCAGTGTCGAATTATGGAGACACTGGGTATTATGGTAGAGACTTGAAAATTCTGAAAATTGGATACGCTGGAATGAGAGCGGAATAGTTGGAGCCAAGTGTTCGAGGTAGATCTTCGACCCTTGTCGGGAAGTCTGACTTCCTTCCCAACATATTGCCCCGATTCACGTCGAAGAAATAGTTCCACGTTGTGCTAAAGCTCCTGCGAAACTTTAAACTAGATAAAAGATAGTCGAGTAAGAAATAAATATCGAAAATAAAACGATGTAAAATAAACCCATAAAAACTGCAATGTTTAAAGTGATACGTGGGTGCAAATGAGGTGGCCGCGATGATTCATGAGAATGATGCCTTTTGGCGatgattaatgaaaatgagGCCCTAAACCGGCATATGGATGAGGCTATTTAAGCCAAAAGATTTATGAAAATAAGGCTTGCTAAGCCCGCATAATGAGGTTTTCCTTTAAAACCCAATGACCGatgaaaaaatgaggtttttaaACAATGACTCATGGTGCAAAGCATTTATGCGATGAACTTTAAGCAATGCATGTGCGTTTGAAAGCATTTACGAGCGTTAAAAGCATTTATGCGCGTGTGCGGtgcatttaaagcatttatgcggaCCGGATGAAAGTATTTGTGCGGTGTGCGGGTGCAAATGCGTGTGCAAATAACGTTGCGCATTTATGCATGAAAAAGCATTTGTGCGGCGCGGGTGCAAAGGTGCATGTACGCATTTAAAGCATttgtggaaaatgaaaatatagTGCGTGTGCATATGCATGTGCGTTTATGCGGAGCAAACGAAAGCATTTGTGCAGTGCGGTGCAGGGTGCACGTGCAGTGCATTTAAGGCATTTATGCGAAGCAGAGGAAAGCATTGGTGTAGTGCGGGTGCAGTGTGCATGGGCAGTGTatttaaagcatttatgcggagTAAATTGAAAGCATTGGTGCGATGCATGTGCAGTGTATTTGAAAGCATTTGCGTAGGGCATTTGAAAGCGATAATGcgtttaaaaaatagtattcACGCGATTCAAGgcgtttgaaattatttatgtGCAGCCTTCGAGAGCAAAAAGAGTAAGCATATCGtgcatttgaaagcattttgTGCGAAGCATTTGAAAGCAATAAAAATATTTGTGCATCGATACATTTAAAAATCTTTGTAAAACTTAAACATTAATTCATCGTAAAATTCGAGAGTTGTTAGCAGTTGAGGGGCATAATTAGTCCTAAGAAAACTCAAACCGTTCGATGCATAGGCCTTGTAAGGCTGAAAACATTAcgtactttctttcttttcacaaGAAGCGTGGAATTATTCCTAGATAAAATTAACGCAAGTGTAAAATTAGTGCGATATTATTTCGAGataaaaatagtgcaagtgCGCGATTCGTACAAAATATGTGAGGTAAAAGCTGTGCAAATGCGAGATTAGTACCAAATATTTGAGGTAAAAATTGTGCAAGTGCGAGATCAgtacaaaatatttgagataaAGGTAGTGCTAGTGCGAGATTAGTACAAAAATTATTCGAGGTAGAAGTAGTGCAGGTGCAAGTGCAACATAAGTGcgctttttgaaaaaaaacttaatacgTCCAATTTTAAGGCGGACATGCCCAAATAAATTAACCAAGTCCTATTATAAAGGCGGACATGCCCAAATAAATTATCAAAGTCTTATTATAAGGCGGACAAAGCCCAaattaaaatgattagtaatatAAGGTATAAGTCACTGTATTGTAGACTTAGGGTAGATAATTTACTTTAAAGTACTTGTCTTGTCTTTATATACTTCTTATGTGTATAAGTACTAATACAAATTATTTCTTGTCAATATAGATTTCTTAACCgtacttatataacgtaattaattgattcttgatttgtatatCATGGCTTTGACGTATTATAGATTTGTTATCGGTTATATACGTCTATTCTTaattacatttttaaaaaaaaaaaaaaacaatacgTATCTATACACAattccggattttttttttttttgccatcaCCATAATATTATATGCAATTGAAACAAGAGTGTACCGAAGATGTGTATATAGAGAGAGTGAACCTTAACGATTAGCATTTGAAAATCCTCAACTTCCTATGTGGCCACCTTCGAATTCCCAAATCCCTAcatcttttcttcaaaaatgtcaCCCAATATTAAGTTCATTTGAAATTGGCATGTAAAAAGTACTTTGAAATTGTATCTCGAGACAACATTTTTGAACCGTTAATCCCTCTCTTTGCTTCCCTTTTTCCGTTATAATTTCCTCAACACGATCATTAGTCattatcttttcttgatttttgtcaCATAACAACAATTCTCGGTTCTCGCTCTCCCGAGTAATTGGGTACTTAATCCAAATTCACCGCTCATTTCACTCCACATTCTAAATCCCTTTCCAATTTCGTCATAGCATAACTCTCCTGCACCCATAACATTATAACACATTAGCTAACTTATTTAGAACAAATACTACTAGTGTATATAAATAGTTATTCAAAACATGACCATCACCTGGGGTAAggttataaaaagatgaataaaatggaTCTTCAAGAGTACGTTCCATCATCGAAGGGTTATTAAAGCATCAAAAGCGTATATCGTGAATGGAGAAATCATTGATGATAAATGAATTACCTTGCATTCTTTCTTTAGTTGGATTCATAAGGAAGGATCCTAGAGGCATATATGCAGCATTGGTTCTATATGAACGAATGTTTACGTGGACTAGGGCGATTTGAAGATAATGCTTTGTGAAAGTGGACGGCTCCTTTTATAAAGTTGTCAGCCACCTGGATTTTACCTAAAGGGTAAAAGCCTTTTTGAAAAGTTtgcatttaaagcatttatgcggagcAAATGAAAATATTTGTGCAGTGCGTGTGCATATGCAGTGCATTTAAAAGCGTTTATGCGGAGCAAACGAAAGCATTTGTGCAGTGCGGTGCAGTGCATTTGCatttaaattaataaagagGAAAGCATTGGTGTAGTGCGGGTGCGTGTGCATGGGCAAGGTatttaaagcatttatgcggagTAAATTGAAAAGCATTTTGGTGCGATGCATGTGCGGTGTATTTGAAAGCATTTGCGTAGGGCATTTGAAAGCGATAATGCGTTTAAAATAGTAGTGCGATTAGTGcatttgaaattatttaaaagAGAAGATAGTGCATATGCGtgcatttgaaagcattttgTGCGAAGCATTTGCAATAAAAATATTTGTGCATCGATACATTTAAAAATCATTTGCAAGATTTAAACATTAATTTGTTGCAAATTCGAGAaattgttgatacttgaggggcataattttataagaaaaaacGCAGGCCTTGTAAGGCTCGTAAACATTAcgtactttctttcttttcaaagcGTTAAACACTATATATTCCTAGATAAAATTAACGCAAGTGTAAAATTAGTGCGATATTATTTTGAGATAAAAGTGCAAGTGCGCGATTCGTACAAAATATTTGAGGTAAAAATTGTGCAAATGTGAGAttagtaaaaaatatttgaggTAAAAATTGTGCCAGTGCGAGAGtagtataaaatatttgaaataaaagtagCATTAGTGTGCAATTAGTACGAAAATCATTCAAGGTAAAAGTGGTGTGAATGCAAGTGCAATATCAATGcgcttttataaaatttaatacGTCCAATTTTAAGGCGCGCATGcccaaataaattaatcaaGTCCTACTATAAGGCGGACAAACCCAAATAAAATGATTAAtcaaatataaggtataagtCACTGTATTGTAGACTTAGGGTAGATAATTTACTTTAAAGTACTTGTCTTgtctttatatatttcttatgtGTATAAGTACTAATACAAATTATTTCTTGTCAATATAGATTTCTTAACCgtacttatataacgtaattaattgattcttgatttgtatatCATGTCTTTGACGtattacagatttgttatcGGTTATATAAGTCTATTCttaattacatattttaaaaataaacaatacGTATCtatacaaaattttttttttttttaggctaatttgatttttgtggCCGACAAGCTTTATAAAAAAGACCGttcaacttttcaaaaaagatttttacCCTTAAGGTAAAATCTCGATGGCCGACAACTTTATAAAAGGAGCGTCCACTTTTACAAAAGCAAAAAGCACGGCATCTTCAAGATCACCGTCCACTTGGATTGATTTATAAAGTGATTCGATTCATATACCTTCGTTCAACGTTCAATAGAACCGGTCGCGTATATATGCCTCTAGGATCCTTCCTTATGAATCCAATTAAAGAAAGAATGCAAGGTAATTCAAGCCACTACGCTATCGATCATCAGTATGATTTCTCCATTCAAGATAACGCTTTTGATGCTGCTAACAATCCTTTGATGATGGATTGTACTCTTGAAGAtccattttattcatctttttataaccCTACCCCAGGTGATGGTCATATTCTGAATATCTATTTATATACACTAGTAGTATTTGTTCTAAATAAATTAGCTAATGTGTTATAATGTTATGGGTGCAGGAGAGTTAGGCTATGACGAAAAGGGATTTAGAATGGAGTGAAATGAGCGGTGAATTTGGATTAAGTACCCAATTACTCGGAAGAAGCGAGAACCAGAATTGTTGTTATGtgacaaaaatcaagaaaagataatGACTAATGATTGTGTTGAGGAAATTATAACGGAAAAAGAGAAGCAAAAAATGTTGTCTCGAGATACAATTTCAAAGTACTTTTACATGCCAATAATTCAAGCAGCCAAGGAACTTAATATTGGGGtgacatttttgaagaaaagatgTAGGGATTTGGGAATTCGAAGGTGGCCACATAGGAAGTTAATGAGTCTTCAAACACTAATCAAGAATGTTAAGGTTCACTCTCTCTATATACACATCTTTTATACACTCTTGTTTCAATTGCATATAATAttatggtgaaaaaaaaaattcaccttttagtttatgtaacaatattatattttcttaatatttcgtTTAGAAAAAGAACGTTAAGATTTATTCTCTATATAAACATGTAACCCTTGTTTCGGTTATGAATATTTACGGGGAATTGAAGGGGGGAAGGAAATGGTATGGAACAAAAGTGGAAGGATGTGATAAATTCATtagaggaagagaagaaaaggatgGAAGAAATTCCGGACATGGAACTtgaggagaaaacaaagagattAAGGCAATATTGTTTCGGGGCTAACTTCAAGAGGAGAAGGCTTATGGGTATGGAGAATTGCGGGCTTCTTTTGGTACTTATCGCGATAGTGGTCCGATTCTGAGACAATGATCTTGCTATTGGTTATGGCCATAGagaggaagatgatgaagatgaagtcattaagttatttcttgcTGACTGTTTCACTTCAAGTAGCCCAACCTTGCATGATTGAACTTtgcttttatgttttttttttttttttttttttttttttttatgtgttccTATTAGCTACTCGAAGAAAGTAGTTGGGACAATGGTAccctttcaaatttttaaaattggcTTTGCCCTTTGCTTTATCTGAATCTTGCAATTGCTGACTTGATACTATGCGACATCCTTCAAGAATATGCCCCTGCGTTactcaaagaaaatttgttaGTGTAAAATAAAACGGTTGCCTTGCATTGAACACATCCTTGAAGCTTTGGCATTGGATTCTTTTCGTGGTGATGGCATTGCAACAATCGGTGACGCTAATATATTGCTCGGGATTTCGATTCATGCTTTTGTAATAATGATAGGCCATTTGCAAAATGCCCCGGCGCGTTGCTTCATGGGGAAGATGGAATTTTCATTATATTAAGACCGtgcaaggaaaataaaattaaaatttctaatAATGTGTATGTAAACCTATAATTAAATCCTATTATAAAGTGGATAAAacccaaataaataataaagtcttattataagGTAGACAAACCtaaaataaaatagttaaatcctattataaggtggacaaacttaaataaataatgaagtcctattataaggtggaCAAACCTAAATGTTCAATTAAAGGCAAACAAACCTAAAATGTCCAATTAAAGGCGGAGGGCCTAAATGCGGTGTTTTTGCGAACAAAGATGTTATGTTTTTGCGGGGTACTTGAAAGTAATAGTGCGGTGCTTTTGTAGTGCAATAGATATTTGAAAAAGCATATAAGTGCATATGCAGTGCGGGGCATTTAAAGCAATAATGCATATATAGTGTGGGGAATTTAAAGCGATAGTGCATATATAGTGCAGGGAATTTTAAAGCAATAGTGAATATGCAGTGCGTGTGGGGATTTTTAAAGCAATAGCAATATGGGGCATTTAAAGCAATAGTGCATATATAGTGCGGGAAATTTAAAAAGTGCATTTAGGGAATTTAAAGCAATAGTGCATATGCAGTGCGGGGTATTTGAGGCAGTGATGCATGCGCAGTGCATTTGAGAGCGTTTATGCAAAGCatttaaaagcaataatatttgtatgctgatatgttggaaaaaaaacttatttgGAAGACTAAACATTAATTTCTCGCGGATTTCGAGAATTGTTAATATTTGAGAGGCATAATTGTTAAAAGAATGTTCAAACCGTTCGACGCGCAATCTTTGCAAACCGCAACCATTATATATTTCAACTTCCGCAACTTGAAAATCCGCATCCAAAGAAAATTTGTaagtttgggggggggggggggggggggttgattCGCGTTGACTTTGAAGACTGGCTCTTGACGCTTCCTGCTTCCAACTTCGTCTGGACTTGTAAACTCCGCCCATTTCTAAGTCGTGGCTAACTGGGATTGCGACACATTGAAACAAAACGAGCGTCCTTTCTACAAAGTCTTCCTTTTGCTCGATGAATCTATTGACCATATACTCTTTCATGTCTCTCGATGTCACTTGCGATGATGCCTTTAAAATTTGTCCCGATGTTTTCTAGCACACGGAGATGTTGAGCTTTTGCAAATGATGCCCTTAAAATTTGTCCCGATTTAGGGGATAAATGGTTAGTGCTCAACTCAAGTTAGAGGATAAAAATGGGTTTGAGTACGATCGAGTAGTTAAACATAATGCAAACTCCCGATTTAGACAAAAATGAGGAGATGCCTTGAGACAATGAAGATGGTGTCTTTGGCTATGATGTCTTAGGGTCATGATACAAGAAATAAGATCCTTAGGCCATGAAATGGTGTCCTTAGGCCATGAAGATGATGCCTTAGACAATGACGCCTTTGGATGATGATACACAAAGTAAATTCCTTAGGCCATGAAATGTTATCTTTAGGCTATGAAGATGATGCCTTTAGACTATGATGCCCTTGGATGatgatgcataaaagtaaaTTCCTTTGGCTATGAAAGGTGTCTTTGACGCCCTCGAGAGCGTCCGTACGTTTTGAGGAGGCATGTCGACCTTAATGTAGAAACATCGAGAGGCGGTGTTTCATTTTGCAACATATAGAAGGCGGTGCTCAGCCTTATGCAGAAACATCAAGAGGGCGGTGCTCGGCCCATGCAATAGATAGAAGGCGGTGCTCAGCCTTATGTCTTGCGAAACATCAAAGGGCGGTGCTCCTCCCATGCGACATGATAGAAGGCGGTGCTCGGCCTTGCATGACGTCCATTCATGAAATCGGCCCAAAAAAAGGCGGTGCTCGACCCGGGGGGAAATGCACAAAATAAgaaattccttaaaaatgaaGTGCTTGGCCCTCGTGACATATAAGGGCGGTGCTCGACGCTTAAACAATGTTGAAAAATCCGGAGGGCGGTGCAAACAAAAACACATATAAAACATgcaacaaatcaaataaagggGCGGTGCTCGACCATGCAACATATAAAAGGCGGTGATGAGTTTTGCGAAAAATTCCAAAGGGGCGGTGCGCGGCCAAATGCAACATATAAAGGCGGTGCTCGGCCTTTTGCACGTTTGGACAAATTCTAATGGACTTAAAGGGGCGGTGCGGCCCAGGTTGCGTATACTTAACGAGGGCGGTGCTTAGCTCTATTTGCGACATATAAAGGCGGTGCTCGGCCATGCAAAAATGGCGGTGCTCGGCGGTGCGCGACTAGGGGGCGGTGCACAAGATCGTGCAACATAAAGGCGGTGCTCGAAACCGCtttaagtgtttgaattgtGTAAATTTTCAAAGGGGCGGTGCGCCCGGCCAATTTAATAAAGGAAAACATATATAAAGGCGGTGCTCGACAATTTAATACATTCCATATAAAGGGCGGTGCGCGAGAAACCCATGCAACATATAAAAGGCGGTGCTCGATTTAAGCCTCCAAAGGCGGTGCACGGCCCGTGCAACGCAGTCAAAAGGCGGTGCTCTTATTATCAAGTGAAAATCTAAAGGGCGGTGCGCGTTCCCGGTGCAACATATAAAAGGCGGTGCTCGCCTTTGCGAGACTCAAAAGATTCAAGGCGGTGATCATTTTTCGTGTCGATTAAAAGATGCAACATATATAAAGGCGGTGCTCGGCGTTTATGGAAAGTATCAAAGGGCGGTGCTTTACCctatgaaaatatataaaaggcGGTGCTCGGCCATTTTCATTAAACCTTCAAGGGTGGTAAAAGgatgaataaaaattaaaaaaaaaactatcaaaataaatattctaaGTCATATAAAAGGCGGTGCTCACGTGATAAATGAAAAGAACAAGGGGCGGTGCACGATTTCCGTGCAAACATATAAAAGGcggaatcatagtcattgctaaaacattcttttgcaaaaataaaatcatCCACATAAAAGGGGGCGGACACTGCGGCCCATGCAACATATAAAGGCGGTGCTCGGCCTTTGCGAATATTCGGATAGGGCGGTGCATAACCAAGGAGAGATAACGGCGGATCTAATGGCTTAAAGAATAGCAAAGAGAGCTAAGTTGAGATGAAGAAAGGGCAAAATATGGAGGGTGGCGGCTGGAAAATGTTTAGGTTGTAGGTGAAGGGTGGCGGATTGGTTTGTTGAAAATTAATTGGCTGGGGGCTGGCTTGTTGCGGGTCGCTTGGTTGCGGGATGGTTTGTTGcatgttggtttgttgttgtgAGATGGGTAGTATTTGGATGGCATGTGTAAAGCGGAGGGTTTGTGGGAGAGAAATTAAATGAGGAGCGGTTGAGTCAACTTGGTGAAAAAGATGGTGGAAGCGTTGCATTTGTTCTTTGTTCATGGTGAGGGGTATTAAGGGTGATGGATAGATTGGTAAGATTTCGCAGTCGCTCGATCTCAGTTTGCATATTGGCTATTTGAGGTCGGTTGGGCGATGAGTTCGTCGTTCCCTCCTCCCAATATAGCTTCGGGTTTAATCTCTGGAAGGGTGACAAGTCCCAAGCCATCCTGTTGGATGCCCCCGAATCATTCATATCGTTGGATGCTCGTGCTTTTGATCTTGTGAAGTACGGGTGATCCGCCGGTTCGCAAATAACACGAATCAACCTTTGgggaaaataatcaaaataaaagaaaaacctttGAAGAAAAGCTGCGTTAGTATAGTGCGAATAAATGCGCCGAAAATAATGCGAATATTGAGCAAATAACGACGAAAGAAACACATATTGCATAGCAAACAACACATATTGCATAGAAAACAAAACACATATAGCAAACAAACACATATTGCATGGCAACAAATCAAATAGTGAAAGAGAGATATAGCAAACATAACGCGACCTATTATGCACGGGACCTCTTTTGcgccagaggtaggcctaacgcagatttaaaggataaaatatgCAATTATATATCATCCCAATGTGCTATTAATTGAATACCTTAAAACCCAAAACATACAATGCTTGGAAatttacaaaagaaattattacaATAATCTAATTAAAGTCATTCTTGAGCCTCTTAGTTGCTTGGATTGCTTGATCAATCTTTCGGCGATTCGGACAAGGTATGCATATCTAGAACCCCTCCTGTCTTAAGTCTGTCTCAAATATCTTGCTCGGCTAGAAGTGTATCTAATTCTTGCATGATTTGCTCGTAATTAAAATGCTTTTCGCTCGTATTGTACGGACTCGTATTCATTATTGCGTATACAAGCGATTAGTTCTACCTAAATAGCACATGGTCCACATAACACGCATGTTTATCCTTCAAATCAATGCAGATAACATGATAATCGTCGCTTGGGATCATAGACCCACTCGGACATTTGGACGAGGTTGACTAATGGACTTAATACACCTTGGGTATTAAGCCTCCTAGGTTCGTGCATGCTCTTAAAGAGGGTTTTGGTTTTAGCTCTATCCTGAGTTTTCTAAGATTTGGCTTTACTAGACACAAGGttcccgagcggactactcgagtgaggaggctacgcggtcaccgttattcggacaccccgcgcatgcgccaactctcctaaaatttGGATTCTACGAAGAGATTTGCGGGTGCACTAAGCACACCtcgcgtgtacgtgtgatagtgtGAGTTTTCCAGAAATGGAGGAAATATGAACGGAATGCCAGTTTAAGGAAAGCAGTAACATAGAAAATTTCATATAATAAAACAGCCACTTAAAAGCAcataagaaaacaataaaagcaaaaatataggcaaaaataaaaaaaaacacccaaaacatctaattaattaattattaaccTAAGTTGTTGTGGTTTAGAACCTAaaatccccagcggagtcgccaagctgttataccccattttaaccgggttaaaagcggagtacaacatattggagattcctattttttgcttattttaaggagtcgccacctaattgattttaaggtgaattagggcacctaattattaactaaggtaaagctaactaaacctccgttaatagtctgcttaatcagtgtgattctaggtaagggttctatattatcctaaagggaaggggttaggcatcctctaggatccgtaactacggttatccggccaaact encodes:
- the LOC132042395 gene encoding LOW QUALITY PROTEIN: protein RKD1-like (The sequence of the model RefSeq protein was modified relative to this genomic sequence to represent the inferred CDS: inserted 2 bases in 1 codon) — its product is MTNDCVEEIITEKEKQKMLSRDTISKYFYMPIIQAAKELNIGVTFLKKRCRDLGIRRWPHRKLMSLQTLIKNVKIYSLYKHVTLVSVMNIYGELKGGXGNGMEQKWKDVINSLEEEKKRMEEIPDMELEEKTKRLRQYCFGANFKRRRLMGMENCGLLL